From the Brienomyrus brachyistius isolate T26 chromosome 23, BBRACH_0.4, whole genome shotgun sequence genome, the window AAAACTGTggtagagttttttttttttttttttaaacctaaaTATAGAGCATTTTTTCTGCTTTTATCTTTGCCCTTCAGTTAAGTTCAGCTCatattctgttatttttttattacatgTTAAATTTTGTGAACGAATGGTGTatatgccctgcaatgggttggtgccccgtcctgtattattccctgccttgtgcctgtagcctctgggataggctacaGACCCAATGCgaccttgaataggacaagcaggtacagaaaaaTGTATGGGTGAGTCATTATAATCCTGTTATTATTTGCTTCTTTACTATAACAAAACTAATCAAAGTGGATCTTTAGTTGGTTGATTTTACTGGTAATTCATTTATGATGATGAAAAGCAAATGGCCTGATGCCTGCAGAGTTTGTCATTGATTTCTGCCACTTACTCTGTTCTTCCCAGGTTTTTTTGTCTTCCCATATTTTTCCTCTCTAGGTACTCCAGCTTCCTGAAACAGCCTATAAACATGCATTTTAGGGGATTTGGTGTCTCAAGCCTGTTCTTTGTTAGACTGGAATGCATCATGTCTCCATGCTTCCCAAGACAGGTTCTCTAGGTTGCCTGCTACTCTACACTGGGTACTGTAGGTGGTTACAGGACATGAATAAATGGAAAGAGTTTTACATTAAGTGACTTGCGGGGTTTCAGTGCATAACTGTGAAATTTTATTGATGTATCTGTTCACTATTTAGCAATCACACTGTGGGGTGGAATCTGGACTGTGTGTCTAATTACCTTATTGACATTACAATTATACAACAGTTCAATAGTTCCGACCAGGAAATCTGATTGGGCATAACCGTGCTCAGACATATCACATCAGATGTATCACTCTGCTTTACAGGTGAATCTAAAAGCCGTTGCACAGTCAAATTGAAATGGTGCAATGTAGTTGGGAATGAGTGACCTGTGTTGCGTTGGGATGTTTGTGCTGTTGGCAACAGTCAACATTTGCCTGACGGGAAAATTTTTTTGTGGAGGCCTGTACATGCTTAAATgggaacactttacttgacagggCACAATTGCTTAGTAGTGATTCAggtactactgaagtacaaatcatgaacaaatcctgaacaaatatagttactACTCGAGATAAAATATGTCGTGCTtcgttaatgatgaacaaacacaaGTATCAGTATTTGacttgttattcattacttgttccttcagtagtgccTTCAttggttcacaaaggtttacagtattaacagatatagtaacaaatatagtaactgcttggggAAAAACATGAGTCACAATTCATTagtgatgaattaacatgagatcagtatgtaactaggactagtttatggttaattaatacataagtaatagtatactatattatttgtgcagtcaagtaaagtgttgccgtttaaataaaaaatcaagCAAAGTATTATCTGTTGTGGCTTATTACTGTTAACCCTACTCGATGAACTGTTGTATAAAAGCAACAACACCCTCTAAGTCATGTGGTTGTACTCCAatatatcatggctgtgatttGGTAATAGACATAAGGCGGCACTTCTTCTCATGTTATTGCTTAAAGTGTGCAGCTATATAGCTGGTATACATTGTTATTGCTTCTCATGTTATTGCTTAAAGTGTGCAGCCTCATAGCTGGTATATATTGTTATTGCTTCTCATGTTATTGCTTAAAGTGTGCAGCTTCATAGCTGGTATACATTGTTATTGCTTCTCATGTTATTGCTTAAAGTGTGCAGCTTTATAGTTGGTATACATTGttctttaaataaaatgaatcaCACAATTGGTTTCATTGTGAATTCTTCCTTTACCTATTTTGTTTGCACAGGCACAGGAAAATACCCaacatatacagacgctcctctacttacgaactttcaacttacaaactttcagacataagAACGAAAGGGActataagtccaaattgtgttcattgggctcccgtttcttgTCCACAACATACTTTCGTTTTTCTGCGCGCCAATTtcgcccagtacgacttctggccgctactcccgccgcgcagcagcgtagcgtgcgaactcccagcatcctagttctttgtacttgcatatacccttaaaatgatgttgaataacgacttatgaacacttcaagttacgaacggctgtTTGGAATGTATtttgttcgtaagtagaggagcgtctgtataccaAAACCAATAACATTGCTTAATGTGACCAGAAGAAACTCAGTGCtctttatatttttttcacatGTGTATTTCACAATATATAGATTGGGGATGGGTAGGTAAGACTTCTTGAGTTGAACATCTCCAACAAGCATCTCTAACAAAAGGTAGTGAGAAATAATTGCATAAAAATCGTGGTGTTTATTCTAAAGAAAATATTAAGAATAGTACACTGAAACACAGAAATTCACATACGACACTTGCAAAAGATCAAAGGATAACTatccaaagcccccccccccccccgaccccaaaATCACACATTGATACATAAACATTTATACAATTATATTTAACGAGTTAGTCCAAATAAATGAACTCACTGACTGTTTACAATCTAAGACAAACTAACATCCAAAAAGCTGAGCTCACAGACAAATGATTAGTTAGTCACTGTAcaactctggaaaaaaattaagagaccacagcaaatttttctgtttcactcatttctcaatttacggTTATGCGGCTGTGtaaaatatactttttttttttgcaaactccagcctggctcttccctcttTCTCATGAATGAAggacttcttccttgctttaaagATCTTTAGTCCTGCTTGTAGGAGCCTGTTAGGAATTTtcttagcagtgcacttcacaccacttaatgtttaccattttttttgacggtcacttgaggtcatcctccaattCATGAGGCACTCCCGGATAAGTTGACGTTCATATCTGGCAtaagaaagttgcttctgccctctacatggctggtttctggtgacATTTCCAGTGTCTCTTGCTTCATCTTGTTTTTGTGTGCTGCTCTTGGAAACTTGGAGCCTAGAAGAAGCCTGCCCTGCAGTGTAGCGTTCTgatagcagaaccaggattaaaccagaattttaaaatgtggattttttttaaatataaattaaattaaatatggtCCCTttatttttccagagctgtatattacAATGATTGAGAATGACCAAACCAAACTAAACTTAATCAAGAAGAAATGTAATTTCTTTTAATCTTCTCTGTTGCTATGAGCATCCATTTGGTTTTAAAGATCGGTCAGACTATTCTTTAGCTTGTTGTCTGGTATAAGGTCTTTGATTTGCTTCAGGGTGAATTTTAGGCTGGTCCTCGTCTTTCAGGTGTTGTGCATGACCGAAGAATGAGAAGAACTTCACACCCATACTGATGGTTCCCATATTACTGGCCCCTGATTTGAGGGGGTCTTTTCCATCCTAAGACTCAAACATGTTGACTAAGGATATGAATAATTAAAAGCCAATTAAACGCTCGCTTTAAACTTTCCGGTTTCCGTTGCTGACATGTCCCAGAAATATTGCTTTGTTTACACTTGGCTCGTCAAATGATACTAGAAATCACAATAATTACAAAAAGGAAGTtcattgagggaaaaaaaagtattgctatcactattgtaggattatggtatatccatccatccatccatccattttccaaaccgcttatcctactgggtcgcagggggtccggagcctatcccggaagcaacggacacgaggcagggaacaacccaggatggggggccagcccatcgcagggcacaatcacacaccattcaatcacacatgcaaacctatgggcaattcagcctcagtccaatcagcctcagcatttttttggactgtgggaggaaaccggagtacccggaggaaaccccacgaagacatggggagaacatgcaaactccacacacatgtaacccaggcggagactcaaacccgggtcccagaggtgtgaggcaacagtgctaaccactgcaccaccatgccgcccccgattACGGTATTATTTAAATTCTAGGTGTGTTGCATATGCTCTTTATACAATTTTATCCAGCAGCTGGTGAATGTCTTCCTGACATCTGTAAACTCTCTTCAGACCTCTTGGAAGGTACCGACAAGAAGTCAGGTTCAAATACTTCAGCTTCGTACACTGGCTTATAATTGCCCTGAAAtaacagacatttttttttaaatacacttAACATATTCTCATTTTAATCATAATAACTTCTCTGCTTTTCGTTATGCAGAATGTACAACTACTTTGAAGACACTTTTACGACTTAAAATAGGAAGCAATTCAGTCTCTAAAGCCCCTGTAGCAACTGAGTTTTTGATGGCCACTTACCTCAGGGTACTTTTGTTGACCTTTGTCGAGCTAAGATTAAGAGACTGGAGTAGCTCAGCTCCTGTGCCATGTGCCAGGCTGGCCATGGCGATCTCCAAGTCCTCCTCTGAGAAAGGCTGGCAGGTCAGGTCCAGTTCACGCAGGGTGCGGCTCCACTTCTGTGTTAGAAGGTGGATGCCTTTCTTGGAGGACACCATgttgttactactgaagtagagTCCCCAGTACAGACACTCAAGCTCTATATGGGCAAATGAAAATTGGTTCATTTTTTTGCCTCAATGGAAGTCATATTCATTCTCAACAGCCACATGAATACTATTCCTCATAACTGTACTAGATATACTACGTTACAGTTTGGTCTGAGGTTTAGATGTATTGCATAACTTCTGGGAAAAACTGCTTTCTCAGCTACAGAAGAGCTGATACAAGTAATTCCACCATAGCTGTCTGACACAAAACCAGAAAACTTCGTTGTGCATCCACAGATTTTTCTTGATCACACCCAATATTACGTAATAAGCACCTTAGtccggtaaaaaaaaaaaattaataaacatACTCTAATTACCTTCACAGGGCAGTGTCGACAGGATGTCAGCGGTGATTCGAGTGCAGCCACGAAGGTCTAGGACCCGCAGATTGGGGGAACCGTGGAGCACACTGTTTAAGTGTTGGTCTGTCATGAAAGACACTGAGGAAGTGGCCAAGCACAGCTCTATCAGCTCAGGAAAGCCAGCTGAGATTCTTGGAGCTTTCCGGGTTGTTTTCATCACAGGTGTGACATTCAGCATTCTGAAAACCTACCATCAGTGAAAATATAAAGCACAAATATTAGAATTTTTTATTAATCCTGGATGGATAGTCAAAAGGAGATCATTGACTGATACTTGCCTGTAGTTGAGGACACGCACTCTGCAAGCTTGGGATGCAGATGGGGAGCTGGCAGAATCCACTATCCAGCTTTGTGTTTATTTCTAGTAAGATCAATCCTGGGCAACATCCTTTCTGTGACGAAACATACGAGTATAAACCATAGTAAAAAGGAGTGCAAAGGGGTGCCAAAGTATATGTGCTTCGTATCTAAAAAATTGAACCAGTCAAGTGCACCATGAGGAAAATCAGGATCAGAACTTACTGAAATTACAGAGAGGAGTCTGTCAATCTTACATCCATAGGTGAAGAGAATTTTTCTTAATCGGCTCCCAAATGTTTCCAAGTAAGTAACCAGGCCATCTATTTGAAACTGCATCACAAAGACAATGTTTTACAAACATAACCACCATAATTCAATAATGACAATAAACCAATTCTGTTACCACATAAACAGCTTCTACGTAAACAGTGAGTGTTTTTTCAGTgaacattttttcagtcccacCTCTGAGTGCTGCACATTGATGCTCTGCAGTGATGGACAGTTGGAACCAAGGCCCTGAAAGGCCTTTTCTGTCATACCAGTACAGTAAGTCAGCTTGAGTGATGTAAGATGGGGGCAGAACTGAGAAACAACCTGACCAAGCAgacataaaatttactattagtttttcgttttttttccccatacaAGGAAACACCATTGGATAAATCGTGGTCGGAATTACAAGAAGTAAAAAGGAAAATGTACAAGCTTTATAAAATACACCAGTGGGTTTGCTTTGGATAGAAGCACATCTGATATTGAAAGTACTTTTTACACTGACCTGTACAACATAGTCCACATGCTTTTTCCAGTGACAAAGAGCAAAATCCCTGAGTTGAGCAAatctttaaaacacaaaaagaaatacaaaattaattttaaatgatGTTGTATATAAATTGGGTGCGGAAACTGTTTAAAGCACTGATACACTGTCTATTTTCCTTATATTGAATGCAGTATGGTAAGGTGTAATGAAAAACTAATTAGAAATGCTGGCCATGTACCTACAATACAAGTCCACTGCTTCAAATCCCAAATCCAGACTTTACATCTGACAAAAACCAACAAAAACCTATAACTACGATACACCCTTTGTATTACTATTACTgcatattatccatccatccattttccaaaccgcttatcctactgggttgcgggtggtccggagcccatcccagaagcaatgggcataaggcagggaacaagccaggatggggggccagcccatcgcagggctactGCATATTATTGTACAATTTTCTCCTCTTAACATCTTATGACCAACTTCAATTACCTAGAGTCTGGTTTTTGTAGTGCaaagtaaatatgtatatatgtttacAGAAGCAGGACATTTCAATACATGTTAAATAGATCAAAATCATATCCAATCAAAGCTGGTTCAGATCACATCGAATCAGGGCTGAATCATTATATTTAAGTGTAATCTTTTTTTATCATATTGTAGAACATGTATCTAAATGTGCATCATACTGTCAGATTCAGATACACTATACACCCCCCAATAAAAGGAAATTGCCTtcaaaagaagaactgaaggcctAGCATGGCGAGTGCCGTTAAAAGGTACCCAATGTACTGACCTGTTCTGGGCTAGCCAGCTTACAGTATTCTTGATCttcatttctgtttttggcaactggGTCTTACCAGGTTCCGTCCAGCAGTAGCCGATCGAAACACGGCGCCACAAAATGGGATTAGCAGCTGCAGAATTCCAAAGCTGACACACTCTGGCTGCCCTGGTGGACcaattagaaacaaagaacagCATTAAAAGATAAGGCAGTAATGTTGTTATAAGCATATCAAGTTCAGAAGTGTAATTTATCACACTGCATATAACAGGAAAGATACAGCAGAAAAATTTGTATAAAACAATGTGGAATATTGTAATTTTTCTTTGCTGACTCCAAGAACAAAGGTACATTACCTGCACAGAAAAGGTATGGCTCCCTCCTGATTAAGCACTAGCTGGAAGATGTTTACCAAAAGCTCCACAGGCAGGTTCCTGCTCCAGCTGTCATCCTCCCCTTCTGCACAATGTCTAACTGGCACGAGTGCAGCTTTCTGACCAGGCATCATCTTTTCTTtcatttcaggttttaccatccttgtttttatttttgtaggAGGGAGTTTGGTCTTGCCTTCTGAAGTGTTCTTTCTCTTACGCGCTTTCCTCTTGGGCTTCCATATGCTGTCATAGTTGTTTATGTTGGAGATAACAAAAAGCATGTCCTCACCCTCTTGGACTGTGTAATTGACCTTTGGTCGTCTATACAGTtttgttttcttcttcttctgggAATCTTTGGATGTGGCGGTTTTCTTTTTTGGAGTCTTCTTTTCTCCAGAATTAGTCATGTGACGGTCCATCCGAAATATTGCTGTCAGCCCAGACGAGCTACCTCCAGCCTTCGGCGAGGCATCTTCCCCTGTGTCTTGATGCCCCGTAGCAGATAAATCCTCCATAGCTGCAGACAGAGACGGTTATTAACAGatttaatatcagataaattcTACATAATTACAGAACACAAAAGGCTGTCTTCCGAACAATCAGAGGATTAAGCGAcagataaaatataaattacacACCAAGGGGCTGTACAAATATACAGACCATTCTTTGTTATTCGTAGCAGTGAACTTAATATATTTTATgaacaatacatttttattttcaagcgAACGCATGGGTTCTTTTTAACAACAGTTAACCATACCGCAGTTTCTATTTTCTTTCCGACTACTAAATTCCCAGAGTGCAGCGCAAACAACCGCTTCAGCTATTGGATGAGATTAGCCAATCAGCGATGCGTCGCACGAAGTTATTTCCTGTAGAATGCACATGCTGGGAAAGAAAGTTGGCTGTATTTCGTAAGGTTAAAGGGGCgcaatttttaatttttgttttactttgaaACTTCACGACGGTAAGGATTGTGTATTATCTTGTTGTATTTTATGATCCTTCCGTATAACATGTATATTGTGTATACACGTAACAAGAAAGTTATGTTGTGTGATAAGTGAACCTTCGCAGAAACGTTATTAGTAACAATTCCAGATGTAGGCAGAAAACTACCTTCTAATTGCTATCGGGCtaagtagttttatttatttatttaaaaaaataagtaaattaaGTAAAAGGAAaagttattttatgtatgtaatataaataaCGAAGGTTTGTTTGTAATTGAATGTAGGACCGCCGATGTAATGTTCGATTTTCACATGGGGAATGATTCGCCGGGGAGGGGGGACGTCATCACGACAGGACGGTTGCGCCTGACGTCACACGCCATCCAAAACAAGCAAAGGCAGTTATCCGCCATGTTGGTGCATAGCTTCTCGTCTGGTGCGTGATATTTCTACATGTGTACCGGCCGCGATCTTTTGTTGCGTTCATCATGGTCGGTTGTGCTGTTGTCGGCTGTCACAGCAACAGTGTTCGCGACAAAGGCAAGGGATTCTTTAGGATTCCTAAAGTTATAAGAAACAGCGACCCAGAAAGGAGAGACGAATTTTTATCCTCCTTGCGCCGCCAACAATGGTTATGCAACATCTCAAGAGAAGATCTCACAGAGAAGAACATTAACGGCGGCAGAGTTTGTGGGGATCACTTTGTCAGTGGTAAGAATAAGTAAATATTTGACTAGATGATTACTACTTTTTCCATGTGTTTGTTTTCCTCCATAACCGTGCTGGGCTTCTTTAGCTAGTGAACATTGGCTTAGTAAACCTaattcatacttcacttttctGCCTCCTTGTACTTTTACTATGTACATACTTCATTTATCCGTGGATGCAGATGATCACGGTTGGTGCATGggtacagcagtgatattccactAGACCAATATTGGgtagatgtattgcaacaaaagCAGGGAGTGTATTAAGTAGACTTTTTAATTTTTACAATGCTTTCTGTCTATGCCTATTGAAATAGAAATTCTCTTCTTTGCCCAGCATTTGAGCAGTCTCATTCTGTGAGTTCGTTAACTGGAATACATCTTTGTGCTCCTTGAATGATGGGTTTGCAGATACTTCTGCATCTCCTCACACAGCTGCTTAACAAAAGTGTCCATAACTATGACCACTTTAGTTCTACCACACAACGGAAACACCTAGTCAATTTCTCTTTGCACATGTGCAGTCGGCACCCAAAATGTCCGCTAGAGACACAAGTTGTCACTAAGTGCGGGGGGTATTAAGGTGAAATCTTAGTGATAAAATTGTTTCCCACCCTCGATTAGTAATCATATCCATTCTGAACATGAACAGTACACCAGATATCCCTGTTGACTAAATATACATCACCCTGTGCATAGTCTGTAACAGCACAAAGAAAAGTGAAGTATGCCTTAACAACGCCACATCTCAAGGTTCTCATTTTGTTTATGGTCGTGACAGCTGATGTAGCCCATTGTGAATGCTATTCACCTCATGGCTTTTGTGCCAGAATTTATGAGGTAAACTGATTACATAAAATTGTGTGGTTTGAAAAATATGGCATGAAGACTCCCTAAACACCATTATCTGTTCACATTAGGCAAACCATCCTCTACGTATGACAGACGCAATATTGACTGGGCGCCAACCGTGAACCTTGGATGCCACAGTGTGCAGAGTCTGTCAGCATCACAGGCATCAAGAAAGGAACGCCAATGGAAACTACTCCTCAGTCAGTCCCTTGTCCCAAATGAAAGCCACATACCCAATGGTGCTTGTAGTGATACAATGGAGTTCCCACTGACAAATATAACAGGTACTTAATTATGTCTTCTATTAATATATGAATAATATAGTCAGtcacatatatatttaacatTATCCTGACCTGAAGTTATTACTGTAAATGGTTGGGTTTAGATTtcttgcattttatattatatgtgcccttgagaggtaaagtgggctattccacaaaaacaaagttttgagaaaatgagctccaaagttgaaatttttaaaaaaaaatcagtatctacaccctacaattgatatatatcataggtagcacagaggtatgacgTGGATAAtaacttatccaattgaaaatattcaataaaaagggggtaggggtcaaaaatgtgggatagcccactttacttctcaagggcacaaatgtgtgtgcgcgtgtgtatgtgtgtgcgcgcgtgtgtgtgtgcgtgttttttttttttctcgtctACATGTGTTCCTCTGTAGCTTTTTTTGCCCAACCAGAAATAAAGAAATTATAAGCCTCCAGGTTTTTAGTTGCTTTCATTTGCTTTGGCATCACCCACATCATTTGAAGGACTAGATAGGTTATGAGCCACCTGTGAATCACACAGGTATTGTAAcctttctgctttcagtgtcttATGGTCCCATCCAATAATATCAGTTTCTCCTTTCTGTTGTTTGGTGGCATCTGACGGTAGCTGGTTCACATATCACATGGCGGATGATGGTCTTTGCTTGTGGATGGTACAATGTGATGTCACGTGCTACATTCACATGAGTTTGGAGGTGTTTGGGTCATTAAGGGTACGAGACATGGTACTAGAGGGTTGTGAGGTGTAAGGACATTGAAGCTATGGGCTATAGTGGAGACAGGTACACTGTCTATGCGTTACCATTGTAGGTTTGTGTAGGACACTTCTGCTGGTTTGTCTTGCCAAAAAGATATTGTTACTTATTACACAGTATGtgtcttttttgtttattttgggtATTTATATGCTTTTTGTCTGGTGAGACATTGTAGCTgaaattatgcatttttaacTTTCCTTATTGTTTGGTTTGAGTAAAATTTCTGACTTAATTTTAGCACGTGGGAATGAAATGCAAATGAACCTTATCTTTCAGTACTTCCACTGTTTATTCAGTTACTTTTTTGTTTGCATTTAACTTGGGCAGTGTCTATTTATTCCTGCCATCATACCTTCAAGACATTTCGCCCCAGTATATGAtggtactttaaaaaaaaaaaaaagaattgcttGGGCTATTGTGAACTCTGGAGAATGAAAATTAAAAGAATGGgcacctttttgtttttttcgctGATCCTGTCTCATTGCTATTTGTGAGCAAGTCAAATGCGATAGTGGAATGGAAAAGCTCCGCAGTAGGAGGAaatcttgggaggaaccaggctcaaagggggagcccatcctgtagGGGCTAAAACTAGAGTCCCAATAGGCTAGACTAAACAAGTGgctttttagtctagacttgaatgtTGAGACTGAGCCTGAATGTGGCACAACTGCTGGGAGACGTTCTACAGCTGTGGAGCTCTGTGTGAGAACTCTGCAGCCTGCCATAGCTGTGCGATGCGAGTAGATCTCTAagatattctggtgcaaggttGAGATTTAACAGGAAGCTGTGTAGTGTGGACCAGGCGAATTGTAGTAGTAAATCAATGTGTAATTATGGTTTTTGAGTTAGTCTAACGTTACCTATTAAAGCAGTTAAATTACTAGAGATCACTTAAACAGCAGCAGTGCTTTAGACCGAGGGCCGGGACCCATGGTCAGTGATTGGATACTAAAATGATTTACTGATGTCATGCACTTGTCCAGTCACACTTTAATAACTGGCAAATACGTAAAAATTTGAGTGTTTTCCCCATAGCGCAGCTGAATACCAGGAGGTACATAAAGCTCAGTTAGTAATGTGATGGCTGAAAATAACATATACAGATatggacaaatttgttggtacccttgCACAAAAAACAACTATCTCTGAAATAACTTGAAACTTACAAAGGTTTAATGCCATCCCTTATTTATTCAAATCAGACTTTGTTTTTGATTGATTCAGTtgaatattttatgtaattaaacaaatgaaagtgGCACAGACAAAGAAGATGGTACCCTCAATTTTCGCAGCGATCACTGCCATCATGTGATCTCTGTACTTCACAATGAGGCGTCTGCATTTGCCAACAGGTAGTCTGGTCCACTCTTCCTGAACAAACTGCTCAAACTGTCTTGGGTTTGAAGGGTGGCGTCTCCATACTGCAATTTTCAGATCTTTCCATAGATGTTCAATAGGATTAAGATCTGGGCTCAGGAAGGGCCATTTAAGAATAGTCCAGCGTTTTTTCTCAGCcattattgggtgcttttagctgtgtgttttgggtgatTATCCTGTTGACCTGACCTGTGACTGAGgctgagctttctgacactgggcagCATGTTCCACTCCAGGATGCCTTGGCAGTCTTGAGTAGCACAGATTCAAGGTTCCCAGTgacagatgcagcaaagcagccccaaaacaAAACTGAGCAAATCCATGTTTCACAGTAGGTATGATGTTCCTTCTGtaaacatagagctgatgtgacTGGCCAAAAAGCTCCAAAGGACATTCTCCCAGGAAC encodes:
- the fbxl6 gene encoding F-box/LRR-repeat protein 6 isoform X1; the protein is MVCIFVQPLAMEDLSATGHQDTGEDASPKAGGSSSGLTAIFRMDRHMTNSGEKKTPKKKTATSKDSQKKKKTKLYRRPKVNYTVQEGEDMLFVISNINNYDSIWKPKRKARKRKNTSEGKTKLPPTKIKTRMVKPEMKEKMMPGQKAALVPVRHCAEGEDDSWSRNLPVELLVNIFQLVLNQEGAIPFLCRAARVCQLWNSAAANPILWRRVSIGYCWTEPGKTQLPKTEMKIKNTVSWLAQNRFAQLRDFALCHWKKHVDYVVQVVSQFCPHLTSLKLTYCTGMTEKAFQGLGSNCPSLQSINVQHSEFQIDGLVTYLETFGSRLRKILFTYGCKIDRLLSVISKGCCPGLILLEINTKLDSGFCQLPICIPSLQSACPQLQVFRMLNVTPVMKTTRKAPRISAGFPELIELCLATSSVSFMTDQHLNSVLHGSPNLRVLDLRGCTRITADILSTLPCEELECLYWGLYFSSNNMVSSKKGIHLLTQKWSRTLRELDLTCQPFSEEDLEIAMASLAHGTGAELLQSLNLSSTKVNKSTLRAIISQCTKLKYLNLTSCRYLPRGLKRVYRCQEDIHQLLDKIV
- the fbxl6 gene encoding F-box/LRR-repeat protein 6 isoform X2, with protein sequence MEDLSATGHQDTGEDASPKAGGSSSGLTAIFRMDRHMTNSGEKKTPKKKTATSKDSQKKKKTKLYRRPKVNYTVQEGEDMLFVISNINNYDSIWKPKRKARKRKNTSEGKTKLPPTKIKTRMVKPEMKEKMMPGQKAALVPVRHCAEGEDDSWSRNLPVELLVNIFQLVLNQEGAIPFLCRAARVCQLWNSAAANPILWRRVSIGYCWTEPGKTQLPKTEMKIKNTVSWLAQNRFAQLRDFALCHWKKHVDYVVQVVSQFCPHLTSLKLTYCTGMTEKAFQGLGSNCPSLQSINVQHSEFQIDGLVTYLETFGSRLRKILFTYGCKIDRLLSVISKGCCPGLILLEINTKLDSGFCQLPICIPSLQSACPQLQVFRMLNVTPVMKTTRKAPRISAGFPELIELCLATSSVSFMTDQHLNSVLHGSPNLRVLDLRGCTRITADILSTLPCEELECLYWGLYFSSNNMVSSKKGIHLLTQKWSRTLRELDLTCQPFSEEDLEIAMASLAHGTGAELLQSLNLSSTKVNKSTLRAIISQCTKLKYLNLTSCRYLPRGLKRVYRCQEDIHQLLDKIV